The Anastrepha obliqua isolate idAnaObli1 chromosome 5, idAnaObli1_1.0, whole genome shotgun sequence DNA window GAAACTCCGGGACTTAATGAACCCCTTGGAGATGCCTCAATCTTTGTAAGTAATCGAGTAAagaaaagtgtgttaaaataactacatattcaactttttttaattgtttaaacagATTTCAGAAGTATTTCAGGTTGAATAAACCAGCGTTTGAGTACTTGCTAAAAGTGGTGACGACTCATACACAACCAGCTAGGAAGCAGTTTGCTGTTACTCCAGTAGTAAAGTTAAGCGCATGTTTGCGATTCTTTGCGGAAGGCGGTTACCAGACGGGTGTGGGAAAAGACCACGACGTGGGACTAGCGCAGTCCAGTTTCTGCAAAGCACTTGCGGACGTCCTTTTTATATTTGAACAATATCTATGTCCAAGGTGGATACAGTTTCCAGTGACAGccgaagaaaaaagtaaaattgcgACTGCTTTTTACACTAAGCATAAAATTCCATCAGTTGTCGGTTGCGTTGATGGAACGCACGTTAAGATAATTGCGCCATCCGAAAATAGTCACCTATACTACAACAGAAAGGGTTATTACAGCTTAAATGTTATGCTGGTAAGTTATTAAATCCTTTCTGAAGTACATTTAATGATTCTTTATAATAATAGGTATGTGaccattaattaaaaatacgctACGTCGACGCTTCTCATCCGGGTGCTAGTCATGATTCGCTAATCTGGAACGTTAGCGAATTACGTTCACATTTTGAGACACAATTTTCAAACCACCAAAGAACTTTCTGGTTGCTaggtaaaattttacatttgtaaaaattttttatttattaaattttattttataaatttatatactcacatatttataaatgtatCTTAACCGAGAAAATCTatttccaattatttattaaggtGATGCTGGATATCCGTTAGAACCATGGCTTATTACTCCTTATCGGACGTTGAACCAAGCAGAAATTAAGTTCAACGAAATGCATTCAAAATGTCGCAACATAATTGAAAGAACTAATGGGGTTTTAAAGAACCGATGGAGGTGCATTCTTGGTGGACGAGAACTACACTACGCTCCAGAGAAAGCAGCACAAATTGTAAATGCTACTTGTTGCTTGCATAACATCTGCATTCATTTCAGAGCGAATATACCCGATACACCCGATGCCGAAGCGGAGTTAAACCTTCCTGAAACTCTCGACGTCC harbors:
- the LOC129246868 gene encoding putative nuclease HARBI1, with protein sequence MLVSELNEEEREQLNGPRVARRKLRDLMNPLEMPQSLFQKYFRLNKPAFEYLLKVVTTHTQPARKQFAVTPVVKLSACLRFFAEGGYQTGVGKDHDVGLAQSSFCKALADVLFIFEQYLCPRWIQFPVTAEEKSKIATAFYTKHKIPSVVGCVDGTHVKIIAPSENSHLYYNRKGYYSLNVMLVCDH